One window from the genome of Cryptomeria japonica chromosome 6, Sugi_1.0, whole genome shotgun sequence encodes:
- the LOC131069829 gene encoding NAC domain-containing protein 10: MADPITRPVKDRNTTASSSSSIIDAKLEERGTNPCPRCGHKLQCKEGIQDWQGLPAGVKFDPTDQELLEHLEAKAEMGGSKPHPLIDEFIPTLQGEDGICYTHPEKLPGVTRDGLNRHFFHRPSKAYTTGTRKRRKIQAECDLQGGETRWHKTGKTRPVMVNGKQKGCKKILVLYTNFGKHRKPEKTNWVMHQYHLGLNEEEKEGELVVSKVFYQTQPRQCNWERTANDNMMEGNKSQEVLADVCRSVEIGRVNSLYPPINPGGVAAAAAASVVYNVDDAQQVVKTDKFMLPRTSFDEGISDSGKGSESSHCTPHSCDEHEEHEQQEKKSNINDDSGQGIGVSGHDVSSLMRFNNTNNDNSRNKGCDANVEHKASQHPHIHDAALAVLDEKHQKIQTSRPHKSTSRSSIQKLSLEDILIDTSATEMREEAAATAFTNPQDTEWFPFWNE, translated from the exons ATGGCCGACCCAATAACAAGACCTGTGAAGGATAGGAATACTACAGCCAGTAGCAGCTCTAGTATCATTGATGCAAAACTTGAAGAGCGTGGAACAAACCCATGTCCTCGTTGTGGGCACAAGCTTCAATGCAAGGAG GGCATTCAAGACTGGCAAGGGCTCCCTGCAGGAGTAAAGTTTGATCCAACTGATCAAGAGCTGTTGGAGCATTTGGAAGCCAAGGCTGAGATGGGTGGCTCTAAACCCCATCCTTTGATAGATGAATTCATACCCACTCTTCAAGGAGAAGATGGGATTTGCTATACCCACCCAGAAAAACTTCCAG GTGTGACAAGAGATGGCCTTAACAGGCACTTTTTCCATCGCCCTTCAAAGGCCTACACTACAGGCACTCGAAAGAGAAGGAAAATCCAAGCAGAATGTGACTTACAAGGAGGGGAAACAAGATGGCACAAGACTGGTAAAACCAGGCCTGTAATGGTTAATGGCAAACAAAAAGGCTGCAAAAAGATTCTAGTCCTGTATACCAATTTTGGAAAACATaggaaaccagagaaaacaaactggGTAATGCATCAGTACCACTTGGGTttgaatgaagaggagaaagaagGCGAGCTTGTTGTGTCCAAGGTGTTTTACCAGACACAACCCAGACAATGCAATTGGGAAAGGACTGCAAATGACAATATGATGGAAGGAAACAAAAGCCAAGAAGTTTTGGCAGATGTGTGTAGATCAGTAGAAATTGGACGAGTAAATAGCTTATATCCTCCTATTAATCCTGGTGGAgtagcagcagcagcagcagcatcTGTAGTATATAACGTGGATGATGCACAACAAGTTGTTAAAACAGACAAATTCATGCTTCCAAGGACCTCCTTTGATGAA GGAATATCAGACAGTGGTAAAGGCTCAGAGAGCTCCCATTGCACTCCTCATTCATGCGATGAACACGAAGAACACGAGCAGCAGGAGAAGAAGAGCAACATAAATGATGACAGTGGGCAAGGAATTGGCGTGTCTGGGCATGATGTTTCTTCCTTAATGCGCTTCAACAACACTAATAATGATAACAGTAGAAATAAAGGATGTGATGCGAACGTGGAACATAAGGCTTCTCAACACCCTCATATTCATGATGCTGCCTTGGCTGTATTAGatgaaaaacatcaaaaaattcag ACCTCGAGGCCGCACAAGTCAACAAGCCGATCATCTATACAAAAACTATCGTTGGAAGATATTCTGATTGACACTTCTGCTACTGAAATGAGAGAG GAGGCGGCCGCCACTGCTTTTACTAACCCACAAGACACAGAGTGGTTCCCGTTTTGGAATGAATAA